AAAGTCATAGAGGATTATTTAGATGAGGAGATTTTAGGAATAGCAGTTTCTGGAACAGGTCAAATAGATGGAAGCATTGGGAAAGTTATAGGAGGAAATCCTATAATTCCTGGTTGGATAGGAACAAATTTAGTAGAAAGATTAGAAGAAAAATTTAATCTGCCAGCAGTTCTTGAAAATGACGTAAACTGTGCCGCTCTTGGAGAAAAATGGATAGGGGCTGCCAAAGGAAAAAGAGATTTCTTATGTCTTACAATAGGAACTGGAATTGGTGGAGGAATTGTTTTAAATGATGAACTTTTAAGAGGAGATACTTGTGTAGCAGGAGAGTTCGGACATATTCAAATAGAAAAAAATGGTAGACAATGTCTATGTGGTAAAAAAGGTTGCTATGAAAGATATGCTTCGGCTACGGCTTTAGTTACAATGGTAAAAGAAAAATATGGTAAAGAGTTAAATGGAAAACAAATCTTTGACCTATATCATTCTGGAAACCAAATTATAATTGATGTTGTAGAGGAATGGATAGATTATTTAACAGATGGTTTAAGCACTCTATCTTATATATTTAATCCATCTCTTATAGTTATTGGTGGTGGGGTAACAAAACAAGGTGATTATCTTCTTGATAA
Above is a window of Fusobacterium perfoetens DNA encoding:
- a CDS encoding ROK family protein, with amino-acid sequence MKKIVGIDIGGTMIKYALLSLEGDILKKGEIPTEASKGVENLFINISKVIEDYLDEEILGIAVSGTGQIDGSIGKVIGGNPIIPGWIGTNLVERLEEKFNLPAVLENDVNCAALGEKWIGAAKGKRDFLCLTIGTGIGGGIVLNDELLRGDTCVAGEFGHIQIEKNGRQCLCGKKGCYERYASATALVTMVKEKYGKELNGKQIFDLYHSGNQIIIDVVEEWIDYLTDGLSTLSYIFNPSLIVIGGGVTKQGDYLLDKINKSLDGKIGENYKKNLQIKFAELGNDAGLIGATYLLLKKLNRI